In Oryza sativa Japonica Group chromosome 3, ASM3414082v1, one DNA window encodes the following:
- the LOC4333071 gene encoding 3beta-hydroxysteroid-dehydrogenase/decarboxylase — protein MAAAAAGGGDGRWCVVTGGRGFAARHLVAMLLRSGEWLVRVADLPPAIALDRDEEEGILGAALREGRAAYASADLRNKAQVAAAFEGADVVFHMAAPDSSINNFHLHYSVNVEGTKNVIDACIRCKVKRLIYTSSPSVVFDGIHGIFDADESMPYPDKFNDSYSETKADAEKLVMKANGRDGLLTCCIRPSSIFGPGDKLLVPSLVTAARAGKSKYIIGDGSNYYDFTYVENVAYGHVCAEKTLSSEDGAKRAAGKTYFITNMEAIKFWEFMSLILEGLGYERPSIKIPVSVMMPVAHMVEWTYKTFARYGMKIPQLTPSRIRLLSCNRTFSCSRAKDQLGYEPIVSLKDGLKRTIESYPHLQAQNQRSISKASIFLGNGNLAKTVLWEDMKQTMTVLLLLAVIYYHLFTCGYTFITAMAKLFSLTALFLFIHGILPANVFGHKVEKLEPSNFHITQVEAHHIAHSVSSTWNSLVGVLKSLCRGNDWPLFFKVVFSLLVVSILSSMSSQSAFKIGISMAFLGFKAYEKWEDTIDDLVGNACSVVTHFVQGQKSSRQKHADN, from the exons atggcggcggcggcggcgggaggcggcgacgggagaTGGTGCGTGGTGACGGGCGGCCGCGGCTTCGCGGCGAGGCACCTGGTGGCGATGCTGCTACGCTCCGGCGAGTGGCTGGTGCGCGTGGCCGACCTGCCCCCCGCCATCGCGCTCGaccgcgacgaggaggaggggatcctAGGCGCCGCCCTGCGGGAGGGCCGGGCTGCCTACGCCTCCGCGGACCTCCGCAACAAGGCCCAGGTGGCCGCAG CTTTTGAGGGGGCTgatgttgttttccacatggCTGCACCAGATTCGTCTATCAACAACTTTCACCTTCATTATTCAGTTAATGTTGAGG GAACAAAGAATGTCATTGACGCTTGCATCCGTTGCAAGGTGAAGAGACTTATCTACACCAGTTCACCAAGTGTAGTTTTCGATGGAATTCATGGAATCTTTGATGCAGATGAATCAATGCCTTACCCAGACAAG TTTAATGATTCATATTCAGAAACAAAGGCAGATGCAGAAAAGTTGGTCATGAAGGCTAATGGTAGGGATGGGCTTCTTACTTGTTGTATACGCCCAAGTAGCATTTTTGGCCCTGGTGATAAGCTACTGGTTCCTTCTCTGGTTACTGCTGCAAGGGCAGGAAAGTCTAAG TACATTATTGGTGATGGGAGCAACTACTATGATTTCACCTATGTGGAGAATGTGGCATATGGCCATGTTTGTGCAGAGAAAACTCTATCATCTGAAGATGGTGCAAAGAGAGCTGCTGGAAAA ACCTATTTCATAACAAATATGGAGGCTATAAAATTCTGGGAGTTCATGTCGTTGATTTTGGAAGGACTCGGATATGAAAG GCCTTCAATAAAAATACCAGTTTCTGTTATGATGCCAGTGGCTCATATGGTAGAATGGACTTATAAGACGTTCGCTCGCTATGGAATGAAAATTCCTCAGCTTACTCCTTCAAGGATCCGGCTCCTGTCTTGCAATAGAACATTCAGCTGCTCAAGAGCAAAAGATCAGCTTGGTTATGAACCCATTGTGTCACTCAAG GATGGACTTAAGAGAACAATAGAGTCATATCCCCATCTGCAAGCACAAAATCAAAGGAGCATATCAAAAGCCTCAATTTTCCTTGGCAATGGAAATC TTGCGAAGACAGTTCTCTGGGAAGACATGAAGCAAACAATGACTGTACTACTGCTACTGGCTGTTATCTACTATCATTTATTTACATGTGGTTACACCTTCATTACAGCAATGGCAAAGCTTTTCTCACTAACCGCACTGTTTTTATTCATTCATGGGATTCTGCCTGCAAATGT GTTTGGACACAAGGTTGAGAAGCTCGAGCCTTCAAATTTTCACATCACACAGGTGGAGGCGCATCATATTGCTCATTCAGTCAGCTCAACATGGAACTCTTTAGTTGGTGTGCTAAAATCTTTATGCAGAGGAAATGATTGGCCACTATTTTTCAAG GTGGTATTCTCCCTATTGGTTGTGAGCATCCTTAGTTCCATGTCTTCGCAATCTGCATTTAAAATAG GTATTTCTATGGCTTTCCTAGGCTTCAAAGCCTATGAGAAATGGGAGGACACCATCGATGATTTGGTGGGTAATGCATGCTCGGTTGTTACGCACTTTGTTCAGGGCCAGAAATCCTCAAGGCAGAAGCATGCAGATAATTGA
- the LOC4333072 gene encoding uncharacterized protein, whose translation MASSLAARRLLSRSAAAASRRLVPCASSATPRAAPAALRRFFSAEASTPPPTPPTPPLPPPPLEPTVEPPKSEGASSSSASSSAGAGGAHRSAPGASAGARRAGGTGYEEEQEKVLRASLLHVPRMGWSESAMIAGARDVGVSPAIVGAFPRKEAALVEFFMDDCLQQLIDRIDAGEGELLKNLVLSERLSKLVRMRLEMQGPYISKWPQALSIQSQPANISTSLKQRAVLVDEIWHAAGDAGSDIDWYVKRTVLGGIYSTSEVYMLTDNSPDFRDTWTFVSRRIKDALDLQKTFQEAAYLAEAVGAGMGGSLQGVLNRLFKK comes from the exons AtggcctcctccctcgccgcgcgccgcctcctctcccgctccgccgccgccgcgtcccgcCGCCTCGTCCCCTGCGCCTCGTCCGCGACCCCGCGCGCTGCCCCCGCTGCTCTGCGCCGCTTCTTCTCTGCGGAAgcctcgacgccgccaccgacgccgccgacgccaccactcccgccgccgcctctggaGCCCACCGTCGAGCCGCCCAAgtcggagggcgcctcctcctcttccgcctcgtcttccgccggcgccggaggagccCATCGGTCGGCGCCGGGGGCCTCGGCGGGggctcgccgcgccggcggcacgggctacgaggaggagcaggagaaaGTGCTCCGCGCGTCGCTGCTCCACGTG CCAAGGATGGGGTGGAGCGAGTCAGCCATGATCGCCGGGGCGAGGGACGTGGGCGTGTCGCCGGCCATCGTCGGTGCTTTCCCGAGGAAGGAGGCTGCGCTCGTTGAG TTTTTCATGGATGACTGCCTTCAACAACTCATTGATCGCATTGATGCTGGAGAGGGAGAGCTGTTGAAGAACTTGGTACTGAGTGAGAGACTTTCCAAACTTGTCCGAATGAGGCTGGAAATGCAGGGACCTTATATATCAAAGTGGCCTCAAGCTCTCAGTATCCAA TCCCAACCAGCAAAcatttcaacaagtttaaagcAGAGAGCTGTCCTTGTTGATGAGATTTGGCATGCTGCTGGAGATGCTGGATCAGATATTGATTGGTATGTGAAGCGTACTGTGCTTGGTGGTATCTACTCTACCTCAGAGGTGTATATGTTAACTGACAATTCTCCAG ATTTCCGCGATACATGGACATTTGTGAGCCGCCGTATCAAGGATGCTCTTGATCTTCAGAAAACTTTTCAGGAG GCCGCGTATCTAGCAGAAGCCGTCGGTGCAGGCATGGGGGGCTCCCTACAGGGTGTCCTGAACAGACTTTTCAAGAAATGA